CATTAACAATAGAGGAAAATAAAATTTATGGATTACTAGGAAGAAATGGTGCGGGAAAGACAACTCTTCTAAATGTTATAAACAAAAGAATTTTCTTGAATGAGGGGACTATTTCTATAGACCAAAAGAGCTTTTCTGAGTATGAAAATGGTTTGAGAAAAATTTATTTTATGACAGAACAAAACTTATATCCACAGGCTATGAAAGTAAAATAACTTTTGAGTTGGACGAAAGAATTTTATCCGAACTTTGATATGCAATATGCGTTAGGGCTTTGTAAAAAGTTTGAACTAAATATAAATAAAAAGATTAAGGAACTTTCAACGGGCTATGCCTCCATCTGTAAAATTGTAAATACCATGGCCTCAGGTGCAGAGATTTTAATATTCGATGAACCAGTTCTAGGATTGGATGCCAATCATAGAGAGCTGTTTTACAAAGAACTTATGGAAAGTTATATAGAAAAGCCTAAGACTATTATAATTTCTACTCACCTTATAGAAGAAGTTGCACAATTATTAGAAAGGGTAGTTATTATTGCGGATGGAAAAATAATTGTGGATGAAAATGTAGAAGAATTATTAAAAGGGTCTTACTGCGTATCTGGGTTAAATAAAAATATAGATGCTTATATTGAAGATAAGAATTGTATAAGTGTAGATAAAATGGCAGCTTTTAAATCAGCGGTTATAATAGGGGAAAATGGAGACGCAGAAAAGATGTGTCAGAAAAAACTAGATTTAGAAGTTTCAAAGGTTGAACTTCAAAAATTGTTTATACATTTGACAAATCAAGGGGGTATAAAATAATGAAAAGTTATAAACTTGTTAGATACAATATTAAAAGCAGCCTCAAACCAATAATAATTTATTACTGCATTATAATAGCTGTAATAACAAGCGCGATTATTTTAACTAAAATTTCTGGAGGAAATGGTTATTCATCTGGTCTTGAGTTTTCTTCTATGATATTTTTATTTGTGATAGGGTTAAACTTTTTCAAAGAAAATTTTTATTTTGCCCAAGCTAATAATATTTCTAGAGAAGATTATTTTAAATCCGTAGCAATAGCTATTTTAGAAGTAACCTTAGGTATGTCTATATTCGATGTAATAATAAATAGAGTTTATAATTTATTTCAGATGTGTCCAACACTGTATGATATGAGCTATAATAACTTCACAGGTGCCCCTCTAAATATAGAAGTATGGATTCAAAGTAATAGTATAGGAACACTATTTGGAACAGTTACATTTCTATTTACCTTTTATATGGCAGCGTTTGCAATAGGATTATTAATAACTTTGATATATTACAAGTGTAATAAAACAATGAAAATTTTTGTATCTTTAAGCCCTCTGGCTATCGTTGCTATATATGGGAAACTTGCAGTTGATTATCCTGAGTTTGGAGAAAAAGTATTAATTTTTATTGATAATATACTTGGGATTAGCACAAAAAACTCTTATATGGCTGTTTCAACATTTATAGGTCTATTCATATTATCAATGTTTTTTGTATATATACTTGTGAGAAAAGCAGTAGTTAAAAGAGTTTAAATGATGAATGAACTCATGGGAGAGAAAGCTGTTAAAAGATTTGAATATTATAGTTTAGAATAAAGTGATACAAGTGATTTTACTTGTATCACTTTTAGCGCTAAAAGCTATATAAAAAGGATAGACATGGTATACTTGAAATGCTTTTATCTGTACCTATTTCAGGCATAATAAAACTCTTCTTAATGAAGATTATAACAAAACATAAAGGGCAATCTAACGCTCAAGGTTTAGAATAGAATAATTTATTGGTAAAGCGAAATTGCTTTATTTCATAATAATATGATGGAAATTATGTGTGAATATAATAATTATAAAAATTAAGAAGGAATATTTAGGATTTTGTAGAATTGTATAGAATAGTATGTTATTTTAAAGTAATGGAGTATTAAATTTTCTGAAAAATAGTTAAAGACATTAAGGTGTGAAGGAGATAAAAATGGAAAAGGATAAAAAAATAGCAGTTTTGATTGATGCTGACAATGTATCTGATAAATATATAAAATATATAATTGATGAGATTTCAAATCATGGAACACCTACATATAAAAGAATTTACGGAGATTGGACCAAACCTCAACTAGCTTCCTGGAAGAATGTATTACTTAATTATTCTATTAGTCCAATACAACAATACAGTTATACCACAGGCAAAAATTCAACAGATGCAGCTCTTATAATTGATGCCATGGATATACTCTATTCAAAGAATGTTGATGGTTTTTGCATCGTGTCTAGTGATAGTGATTTTACTAAACTTGCAGCTAGGCTAAGGGAAGCTGGTATGTATGTTATTGGCATGGGGGAAAAGAAAACTCCTATACCTTTTATTTCAGCTTGTGAGAAGTTTAAATATCTTGAAGTATTAGCTTCAATGTCGCCAAAAAATACTGAAGCCATTACTGTTAAAGGGGTACAAATACAAGAAGAATCTAAACTTGGTATGACAAGTACCGATAAATTAGTAGAGGCTATTAAAACTATTATAACTGAGATTTCTGATGAAGACGGCTGGGCATTTTTAGGAGAATTAGGTAGCACTCTTAATAAGAGGTATCCAGATTTTGATACAAGAAACTATGGGTATACAAAGCTTACACCTTTTGTAGCTTCTTTAAATCATTTTGAGATTAGATCAACAAAAACTAGCAATCCAAGTATAAGTCTAAAATATATAAGAAATAAAGAGTAAAATATAAAAGAGGCTATGCATCAAATTTTAAAATTGATGCATAGCCTCTTTTATATTAATTATCGTTTGTTGCACTTACTTTTATCAGAACAGCTGCTACCACAACTGCATTTATTATTTTTGGTATCAGTATATACTTTTTTAAAAGCTAGTATTATAATACATGCAAAAACTAAACCAACTATTATGTTCCCCATATTACATTTCAACTCCTAATTCAGCACGTTTAGATACAAACGTTAGACTACTTAATGTAGGAGACGCAAATGCGGAGGATGTTTCAAAGGCAGATGCAGTAGCATTTGGATGTCCATCTATGGGATCAGAGGAGCTTGAGGAATCAGAAATGGAACCATTTATTGAGTCAATTGCCAGTGTGGTAAATGGCAAAAATATTATATTGTTTGGTTCGTATGGATGGGGTAATGGATGACTGATTGGCAAGAGAGAATGGAAGGGTATGGTGCCAACGTTATAGTAGATGGACTTATAATTAATTATGCGGCGGATAGTGAAGGCATAGAAAAGTGCAGGGAAATTGGTGAGTTGTTGTCAAAAGCTTAAAAAAGTTCCAGTATGAAATTGGGATTTTTAACCCACAGAAATATTGAAAGAAAATATATTAAATTTAGTGACCATCTAAGCTCTTGATTTCTCAAGAGTTTTTTTGATTTTAAATAAACAAGCCACCTGAAAATGTTAGGCAACCAATTATTTAATATATGTTAATCCATGTGAAAAAAAATTCATTTGTGATACACTGAGTATATGAAATTAATGACAATTTTAACCTGATAAACAAATGAAATAAAGTAGAAGGTGAGAAACATTATGAAATCAGTAAATCTTACAAATAAACAAGCTCGTCAATTTATTCTGCTAAAGCAAGGATTAATGGGACAACATAAATTTATTAAAGAAAAGGGCGTTTGTGACTATATTAAACAGGCAGGGTGTATTCAGTTTGACCCCATTGATGTTTGCGGTAAAAATGCTGAACTAGTATTGCAATCAAGAGTAGAAGGCTTTTCTAAAGATATGCTTTATAAGCTTTTATACAAAGACAGAAGACTTATAGATTATCTTGATAAGAACATGGCTATATTCAATATAGAGGATTGGAAATACTTCTCGCGGCTCCGGGCATCTTACAATGAATATGGTAGAAGTATGGATGAAATAAATGATGTTTCAGATGAGATAAAGTCAATTATTAAAGAAAAGGGATTTGCATCTTCAAAGGATATTAATTTAAATGAGAAAGTTGATTGGGCGTGGAATCCTACTACCTTATCTCGAGCAGCCCTTGAAACTATGTATTTTCGTGGAGAGCTAATTATTCATCATAAAAAAGGAACAATTAAGCAGTATGCGATTGCCAGTGAACATATAGCTGATGAGATTTTAAATGCTAGCGATCCTAATTTAACTGAGGATGAACATCAATCCTGGAGAGTTCTAAGACGTATTGGTGCAGTGGGAATGCTATGGAATAAACCATCAGATGCCTTGCTTGGAATTGATGGGTTAAAAGCTGCCAACCGCAAAATTATATTCCAGAGATTATTTCAAGAAGGCAAAATTATTGAAATCACAATTGGAAATATACCTGATAGTTTTTATTGTTTGCCCGAAGATAGACCTATCATTGACAGGGTATTGAGTGATAATGAGTTTAAGTGTAGAACAGAGTTTATTGCACCTCTTGATAATATGCTTTGGGATAGAAAGCTTATAAAAGTGATTTTTGGTTTTGACTACAAGTGGGAAATATACACACCTGTGCTTCAGAGAAAATATGGGCATTATGTTTTGCCTGTATTGTCTGGAGATAGGTTTATTGGTAGGATAGAAATAGTAAATGATAAAAAGTTAAATCAACTTATAGTGAAAAATTTCTGGTTTGAGGATGATATTGCTTTCCATGATAGGTTCGCTGAGAGTATTTATGACTGTATTAAAAGGTTTTCTAAATTTAATAATTGCGAAGAGATCAAATTAGGGTGTAAAATAGGATAAACATATTACTAATTTAAAATAGATTATTAGTTTAATTAGGAGGTAATTATAAATGAATAAAAAAATGCCTGTATTATTTATTGGACATGGTAGTCCCATGAATGCAATTTTAGACAATTCATATACGGAAGCTATTTGTAAATCAATAGAGAATATACCAAAGCCAGAAGCAATTTTGGTGATATCTGCTCACTGGGAGACCGATGGTACATATATTACAGCAAGTGATGCACCTAAACAGATTTATGACTTTTATGGGTTTCCTCAGGAACTTTATAATATCAAATATAACCCAACTGGTGCTAAAAAATATGCGCAAATGGTAGCAGAGGAACTTGTGGATTCTAATGTTATGCTTACGCAGGAATGGGGTCTGGACCATGGTGCTTGGTCTGTGCTAACACATATGTATCCCAAAGCTGATATCCCTGTATTTCAAATGAGTTTAAACAGGTTAGGGGATGAAAACTATCATTATAACCTTGGCAGAAAACTATCTGTGCTTCGTGAAAAAGGGATTCTAATAATAGGAAGCGGAGACATAGTCCATAACCTAAGAATTATGAATTATGATATGGATGCAGCACCATTTGACTGGGCAACTGAATTTGATAATTATATTTCCGAAGCTATAGTAAATAGAAAGCATGATAATATCATATCCTATGAAAAATTAGGCAAAACAGCCAAATTATCTGTACCTACTAAGGAGCATTATTTACCATTACTTTATATAGCTGGGTTACAAGAAGAAGCAGATGAGGTTAAGTTTATATATAAAGGGATACAACATAGTTCTATGTCTATGACCAGTATACAAATAGGTTAAAACTAAGGAGTCGTATATTATGAATTCAATATTTAAGAAATTAGGATTAACCCATCAAAATCCAGTGCTCATTTTAAATGCTCCAGAAGAATATAAAGAAATTATGGGAGCCATTGAGGCTGAGGTGCATGAACAAGTTATAGGAAAATATAAATTCATACAAATATTTGCTAAGGAATTTGATGAAGCTAAAACCTATGCTAGCGAAGCAATTAAAGTATTAGAGGATGATGGACATTTGTGGCTATGCTACCCTAAGGGAGCTTCAAAAAAGTATAAATCAGATATAAATAGAACAAAATCATGGGATATATTTGCACCATATGATTTTGAACCAGTATCCCAAGTATCAATTGATGAAGACTGGTCAGCAATGAGATTTCGCCACGTGGATAACATAAAGACAATGAAGAGAAAGACAGCTGCCACTGAAAAGGGACAGGAAAGAATCAAATTAAAATAGATAAATAATTTATTGGTTTTTAAACCCATTAAAGCTTTAAATATTAGTAGCATAAAATTGTATACATAAATATTTAAAGCTTTTACTTATAAAACTATCAGAATATTATAAAAAACATAGGCAAATTTACTTGTATATGGTAAAGTAAATTCAAGTTTAATCGTTTACTGAAGGAGTAGTTAGAATATGGATACAATAATGAAAAAACCCACAATAAAAGATGTCGCAAAAAAAGCGAATGTTTCTGTGGCTACTGTTTCTAGAATTCTTAATGGTTTAGAGGGCTACTCTGAGGAAACAAAGCTGAAAGTAACTGATGTAGTAGAAAAAATGGGCTACAGAAGAAACGCTATTGCTATGAACTTAAAGACAAAAACTACCCGAACCATAGGTGTGTTGTTGCCTAAAGTTGAAACTACTTTTTATGTGGAGATTTTAAATGGTATAGAGGACATGGCACATAAGAATAATTACAGTGTTTTTATTTGTACAACAGGATCCAGCTCCCATTTGATGCCTTACTATTTAAATGTATTATCTGAAAGACAGGTAGATGGCATTATTGCCTGCAGTTTTTCACCTAAAGATATGTATGATAAGGATATTGTTGACACTAAGATACCTTGCATCCTTGTATCAACATTTTCACCACGTTTTCCTCTTCCATACATTAAAGTAGATGATTTTCAAGCTTCATATGCGGCTACTAGATATTTGATAGAAAATGGACATACTAAAATAGCCATTCTAGGTGGAGATAAAGAGGATCCAATTGCAGGTATACCACGTTTAGAAGGATATATGAAAGCTCTAAAAGAACATGATATCCCCATTAATGAAAATCTTATAAAACATAATGGTTTCAGTTTTGATGGAGGCAAAAAATCTATGGAATCGCTTCTAAGTGAAAATATAAAATTCACTGCAATCTTTGCATCTTGTGATGATATTGCAGTTGGCGCAATGTTCATAGCTCATAAAAGAGGTATGAAAGTTCCAAAGGATTTTTCTATAATATGCTATGACAACACTAAAGTAGCGGAAATGGCTTATCCACCACTAACAGCATTAGCTCAACCCTCCTATGAGATGGGCCAAAAGTCAGTTGAAATGCTAATTAAAACTATTACTACTAATAAAAAAAGTGAGAGCATAATAATGCCCTTTGAAATCATAGAAAGAGAAACAGTTAGAAAACTTTGATAGTTTTTTATACTATTTAAGTAATCGATTAACCAAATCAGATTTACCCAAGGAGCTTTAAAGATAGTAATGGAGACGGAATCGGAGACTTAAGACTGCCTGGGACCTTGAGCCTGAAACCCAAATGTACTATTTGCACTTATTCTCCAAAAAACAGCCAGATTTAAATTGGGAAAATGAAGATTTAAGAAAAGAAATTTTTGATATGATGAAATGGTGGTTAGAAAAAGGAGTTGATGGTTTCCGTATGGATGCTATCAACATGATTGGAAAAGAGCAAAGCTATCCTGATGGAATTGTTAAGGGCCCTAATACCTATGCAGATCCAGGAAGCTTAAGCAAAAACCATCCAAAAGCTAATGATTATTTAAAAGACCAATTCAAGCAATTTAATATGTAGGCGAAGATAGTAATGAATTAAATATGGTGTTTCAATTTGAACATATGGGTATAGGGGATGGACCCGACGGAAAATGGGGCAAAACAACATTTGTACTAAAGGAATTCAAGACCATTATGTCGAAATGGCAAAATGAACTCCAAGGAAAAGGCTGGAATAGTCTTTATTTAAATAATCATGACCAACCAATAATGGTTTGCTCTTCCAAATAACATAAAATATACTCATAGTGAGCTTCTAATTTCAAATTATTTGTAGAATCTGATGTTATAGAGGAAATTGAGCTTAAACCTTATGAAACGAGAACATATCTATTAAAATAAAACAAAAGGCTGTGAAGTGCTACTTCACAGCCTTTATTATTAAAGTAAAGGGGGACTTCGCTTTAATTTATTAACCTATGAGTAGATGATAACATAGAATTATGTCGAAATTATGAAGAAGGTGTAAAGTATCTTTAAATATTTAATAAAAATGATAAATTTATTAAAGCTAATATTTTTAATAGAACAAAGAAGGAGAATAGAATTTATTAAATTAAGGATAATAGATAGTGGAATAGTTGTATAAATGACTCTATCAAATTAGGAGTGGTAAATATGGAGGAAAAGTATAAGGGTCTAAAACTAGCAGAGCGAGGTGCGCGCATAAGTATTTTAGCTTATATTTTATTGGCGTCATTAAAGCTTGGAGTTGGATATTTATCTGGCTCAAAGGCTCTAACTGCAGATGGACTGAATAATACAACAGATATAGTTGCCTCACTAGCTGTTTTAATTGGATTAAAGATATCAAGAAAACCCGCGGATGATGATCATCTTTATGGTCATTTTAGAGCAGAGACTATTGCCTCACTAATTGCCTCCCTTATTATGATAGCTGTAGGAATGGATGTTTTATACAAAGCAGCACGCTCTATTTTTTTCTTCAAGGCGCAGGTTCCAGATTTAAATGCAGCTTTAGTTGGTATCATTTGTGCAGGAGCAATATACTTTGTGTATCGTTATAATAAAAGAATTGCCATTCAAATAAATAGTTCAGGACTAATGGCTGCTGCAAAAGATAATCTTTCAGATGCATGGGTTAGTATAGGAACATCTGTAGGCATTGTTGCTTCTCAATTTGGTTTGCCATGGATAGATCCATTGGCTGCAGTAGTAGTTGGCATATTAATTATAAAGACTGGTTGGGATATTTTTAGAGAAGCATCACATAACTTGACAGATGGTTTTAATAGTGAACAATTAAATAATATAACCCACTGCATAAATCAGGTTTCGGGAGTCAAAAGGGTTAGGGCCATTAGAGCGCGTGTCAGTGGGAATAATATTCTTCTTGATATAATAGTAAGGGTTAGTGCAAACTTAAGTGTGGTTGAAGGTCACAATATCACGGAAAACATTGAAGAAAAACTGAGAAGTGAATTTGATATTACAGAAGCAGTTGTGCATGTAGAACCTGAAATTTAGTTAGTTTAAATTATTGTCTTTTAAATTAAATATATTTGCGTTATGCTATAATTCGAAAAACAGAAAAGCTGCGAAGTGATACTTCGCAGCTTTTATTATTAAAGTAAAGGGGGACTTCGCTTTAATTTACTAACCTATAAATAAATCATAACATAGAATTGTTACGGCATTATTAAGAATATGTGTAGTATTTGTTAAATATTTGACATGCTAAAAAATGTTTCATATTTAAATCTCATAATCTGTATAATTATTATGATTTATATAGCTATTAATTTCCTATTATAATAGGAAAATGACGGCTTCTGAAAAAAAATTACTCAAATTTAGCTTATAATTTTGATTTATAGACAAATTTATACTATAATATATAAAACTAGTTTAAAGAGTAATGAATATTCTTAATAATCCAATCCATCATTTGAAAATATTTAAAGATGATTTGAAGTATTATAAATATTCATATAAAGGAGAATTA
This DNA window, taken from Clostridium estertheticum, encodes the following:
- a CDS encoding NYN domain-containing protein, which codes for MEKDKKIAVLIDADNVSDKYIKYIIDEISNHGTPTYKRIYGDWTKPQLASWKNVLLNYSISPIQQYSYTTGKNSTDAALIIDAMDILYSKNVDGFCIVSSDSDFTKLAARLREAGMYVIGMGEKKTPIPFISACEKFKYLEVLASMSPKNTEAITVKGVQIQEESKLGMTSTDKLVEAIKTIITEISDEDGWAFLGELGSTLNKRYPDFDTRNYGYTKLTPFVASLNHFEIRSTKTSNPSISLKYIRNKE
- a CDS encoding FeoB-associated Cys-rich membrane protein, with amino-acid sequence MGNIIVGLVFACIIILAFKKVYTDTKNNKCSCGSSCSDKSKCNKR
- a CDS encoding winged helix-turn-helix domain-containing protein — translated: MKSVNLTNKQARQFILLKQGLMGQHKFIKEKGVCDYIKQAGCIQFDPIDVCGKNAELVLQSRVEGFSKDMLYKLLYKDRRLIDYLDKNMAIFNIEDWKYFSRLRASYNEYGRSMDEINDVSDEIKSIIKEKGFASSKDINLNEKVDWAWNPTTLSRAALETMYFRGELIIHHKKGTIKQYAIASEHIADEILNASDPNLTEDEHQSWRVLRRIGAVGMLWNKPSDALLGIDGLKAANRKIIFQRLFQEGKIIEITIGNIPDSFYCLPEDRPIIDRVLSDNEFKCRTEFIAPLDNMLWDRKLIKVIFGFDYKWEIYTPVLQRKYGHYVLPVLSGDRFIGRIEIVNDKKLNQLIVKNFWFEDDIAFHDRFAESIYDCIKRFSKFNNCEEIKLGCKIG
- the ygiD gene encoding 4,5-DOPA dioxygenase extradiol codes for the protein MNKKMPVLFIGHGSPMNAILDNSYTEAICKSIENIPKPEAILVISAHWETDGTYITASDAPKQIYDFYGFPQELYNIKYNPTGAKKYAQMVAEELVDSNVMLTQEWGLDHGAWSVLTHMYPKADIPVFQMSLNRLGDENYHYNLGRKLSVLREKGILIIGSGDIVHNLRIMNYDMDAAPFDWATEFDNYISEAIVNRKHDNIISYEKLGKTAKLSVPTKEHYLPLLYIAGLQEEADEVKFIYKGIQHSSMSMTSIQIG
- a CDS encoding DUF3052 domain-containing protein codes for the protein MNSIFKKLGLTHQNPVLILNAPEEYKEIMGAIEAEVHEQVIGKYKFIQIFAKEFDEAKTYASEAIKVLEDDGHLWLCYPKGASKKYKSDINRTKSWDIFAPYDFEPVSQVSIDEDWSAMRFRHVDNIKTMKRKTAATEKGQERIKLK
- a CDS encoding LacI family DNA-binding transcriptional regulator gives rise to the protein MDTIMKKPTIKDVAKKANVSVATVSRILNGLEGYSEETKLKVTDVVEKMGYRRNAIAMNLKTKTTRTIGVLLPKVETTFYVEILNGIEDMAHKNNYSVFICTTGSSSHLMPYYLNVLSERQVDGIIACSFSPKDMYDKDIVDTKIPCILVSTFSPRFPLPYIKVDDFQASYAATRYLIENGHTKIAILGGDKEDPIAGIPRLEGYMKALKEHDIPINENLIKHNGFSFDGGKKSMESLLSENIKFTAIFASCDDIAVGAMFIAHKRGMKVPKDFSIICYDNTKVAEMAYPPLTALAQPSYEMGQKSVEMLIKTITTNKKSESIIMPFEIIERETVRKL
- a CDS encoding alpha-amylase family glycosyl hydrolase; translated protein: MYYLHLFSKKQPDLNWENEDLRKEIFDMMKWWLEKGVDGFRMDAINMIGKEQSYPDGIVKGPNTYADPGSLSKNHPKANDYLKDQFKQFNM
- a CDS encoding alpha-amylase family glycosyl hydrolase; its protein translation is MVFQFEHMGIGDGPDGKWGKTTFVLKEFKTIMSKWQNELQGKGWNSLYLNNHDQPIMVCSSK
- a CDS encoding cation diffusion facilitator family transporter codes for the protein MEEKYKGLKLAERGARISILAYILLASLKLGVGYLSGSKALTADGLNNTTDIVASLAVLIGLKISRKPADDDHLYGHFRAETIASLIASLIMIAVGMDVLYKAARSIFFFKAQVPDLNAALVGIICAGAIYFVYRYNKRIAIQINSSGLMAAAKDNLSDAWVSIGTSVGIVASQFGLPWIDPLAAVVVGILIIKTGWDIFREASHNLTDGFNSEQLNNITHCINQVSGVKRVRAIRARVSGNNILLDIIVRVSANLSVVEGHNITENIEEKLRSEFDITEAVVHVEPEI